Proteins co-encoded in one Medicago truncatula cultivar Jemalong A17 chromosome 8, MtrunA17r5.0-ANR, whole genome shotgun sequence genomic window:
- the LOC11438687 gene encoding rac-like GTP-binding protein RHO1 produces the protein MSASRFIKCVTVGDGAVGKTCLLISYTSNTFPTDYVPTVFDNFSANVVVNGSTVNLGLWDTAGQEDYNRLRPLSYRGADVFILAFSLISKASYENVSKKWIPELKHYAPGVPIILVGTKLDLRDDKQFFVDHPGAVPITTAQGEELRKLINAPAYIECSSKSQQNVKAVFDAAIRVVLQPPKQKKKKSKAQKACSIL, from the exons ATGAGCGCTTCTAGGTTCATCAAGTGTGTTACTGTTGGGGATGGAGCTGTTGGTAAAACTTGTTTGTTAATTTCATACACCAGCAATACCTTCCCCACT GACTATGTGCCAACTGTCTTCGACAATTTCAGTGCAAATGTGGTTGTGAATGGAAGCACTGTGAATCTGGGTTTGTGGGACACTGCAG GACAAGAGGATTATAACAGATTAAGACCTTTGAGTTATCGTGGTGCCGATGTTTTCATTCTCGCTTTCTCCCTCATAAGCAAGGCCAGTTATGAAAATGTTTCCAAAAAG TGGATTCCAGAGTTGAAGCATTATGCACCTGGTGTTCCCATTATTCTGGTTGGCACAAAGCTTG ACCTTCGGGATGACAAGCAGTTCTTCGTCGACCATCCAGGTGCTGTTCCTATTACCACTGCTCAG GGAGAAGAGCTTAGGAAGCTGATCAATGCACCTGCTTATATCGAATGCAGTTCGAAATCACAGCAG AATGTGAAAGCAGTCTTTGATGCAGCCATAAGAGTTGTCCTTCAACCaccaaagcaaaagaaaaagaagagtaaAGCACAAAAGGCTTGTTCGATATTGTGA
- the LOC11438038 gene encoding cell cycle checkpoint protein RAD17: protein MAKRNSVIVLSSDDEENAPKTRSLSSTSSKPKPKPKSTSTGSRGRKKARVSSSAPRLSKLYEINLFDDDFNQVFTGSKVFAAAGTQRSTAEELWVDKYKPHSLEELAVHKKKVEEVKTWFEERLKPSKGVYRNNVLVVSGQAGIGKSAAIHVIASHLGAMVCGWNTPTPVIWQEHLYNSGTETKYTSKLDEFVSFVERIRTFGLIPTSFTGESKPSIIYLIDDLPMMHSKAALGRLKDCLNLLVHTTRIPTAILVTDYGNTDSADYNARSVEELKTSLESSGACKIAFNPITVNSIKKILFRICQMEQCDVTADNVDLIAKASGGDIRHAITSLQFFCLNPNQVHSLSQSTRSPHALKEESNKPVELDDGSSLYFGRDETLSLFHALGKFLHNKRETGVAVEYDQNGFLIHERFSRLPLKMDVPEKILCQSHVQPGPVADFLHENVLDFLNDEAVEDAWILSSYLGDADILLTKLRGMVSSYNEAESILQSAAASIAVRGVLFGNSCPLSSRWHAIRRPKLWQVEKELSYQKNKMLRQRIPACNQLSSYHMSVMATEYMPMFKLLGNRVGSGYDELHQESNIDIDKMSLDGEAMEISDDDIEDW from the exons ATGGCGAAGCGAAACTCCGTCATTGTTCTCTCATCTGATGACGAAGAAAATGCTCCCAAAACTCGTTCGTTGAGTTCGACCAGTTcaaagcccaagcccaaacccAAGTCCACTTCAACGGGCTCCAGAGGAAGAAAGAAAGCCCGTGTTTCCAGTTCAGCGCCTCGTCTCTCGAAGCTTTACGAG ATAAACTTGTTTGATGATGACTTCAACCAAGTCTTTACCGGGTCAAAGGTATTCGCTGCTGCTG GTACTCAAAGGAGCACTGCAGAAGAGCTATGGGTTGATAAATACAAGCCCCATTCGCTGGAAGAGCTTGCTGTTCACAAGAAAAAG GTTGAAGAAGTTAAGACATGGTTTGAAGAAAGGTTGAAGCCTTCCAAG GGTGTCTACAGAAATAATGTTCTTGTCGTCAGTGGGCAGGCAGGAATTGGAAAATCT GCTGCTATTCATGTAATTGCTTCTCATCTGGGTGCGATGGTATGTGGATGGAACACACCTACACCTGTAATTTGGCAAGAGCATCTTTATAACTCTGGAACAG AGACAAAATACACTTCGAAGTTGGATGAATTTGTAAGTTTTGTTGAGAGAATACGGACATTTGGATTAATACCAACCTCCTTTACTGGGGAGTCAAAGCCTTCCATCATATATTTAATAGACGATCTTCCCATGATGCATAGTAAAGCTGCTTTAGGAAGACTTAAAGATTGCTTGAATCTTTTGGTGCACACAACTCGGATACCCACAGCCATATTGGTCACAGATTACGGAAATACTGATTCAGCAGATTATAATGCACGGTCCGTGGAAGAACTTAAGACATCTCTAGAAAGTTCTGGGGCTTGTAAG ATTGCGTTCAATCCAATTACAGTTAATTCTATTAAGAAGATACTTTTTAGAATATGTCAAATGGAGCAGTGTGATGTGACAGCTGACAATGTTGATCTTATAGCAAAAGCAAGCGGGGGTGACATTAGACATGCGATTACTTCTCTACAGTTTTTCTGTCTGAACCCGAATCAAGTGCATTCTTTGTCGCAATCTACCCGCAGTCCTCATGCATTAAAAGAGGAAAGTAATAAACCTGTTGAATTAGATGATGGATCTTCCTTGTACTTTGGCAGAGATGAGACACTATCTTTATTTCACGCCTTAGGGAAATTTTTGCACAATAAGAGGGAGACTGGAGTTGCAGTAGAATATG ACCAAAATGGCTTTCTCATACACGAAAGATTTTCAAGATTACCTTTAAAAATGGATGTCCCAGAGAAGATTCTTTGTCAATCCCATGTGCAACCTGGTCCAGTTGCTGATTTTCTACATGAAAATG TTCTAGATTTTTTAAATGACGAGGCAGTAGAAGATGCATGGATTTTGTCTTCATATCTAGGTGATGCTGATATCCTTCTCACTAAACTTCGGGGAATGGTGTCTAGTTATAACGAGGCAGAGAGTATTTTACAGTCAGCTGCTGCATCAATTGCTGTTCGTGGGGTGCTATTTGGAAACTCTTGTCCACTTTCCTCCAG GTGGCATGCAATCCGTCGACCAAAGCTCTGGCAGGTTGAAAAAGAATTATCATACCAGAAG AATAAGATGTTAAGGCAGAGAATCCCTGCTTGTAATCAGTTGAGTTCTTATCATATGTCAGTTATGGCCACAGAATACATGCCTATGTTTAAATTGCTGGGAAATAGGGTTGGTAGTGGATATGATGAACTACATCAGGAATCAAATATTGATATTGACAAAATGAGTTTAGATGGTGAAGCTATGGAGATATCTGATGATGACATAGAAGATTGGTAG